One Vespula pensylvanica isolate Volc-1 chromosome 3, ASM1446617v1, whole genome shotgun sequence DNA window includes the following coding sequences:
- the LOC122628027 gene encoding putative fatty acyl-CoA reductase CG5065, producing MATMAGSEYTSVKDFYRDRSIFITGGTGFMGKVLVEKLLRSCPGIKNIYLLMRPKNGQDVQQRLQELLDVPLFEKLRRNFPHALSKIVPVAGDVTEQELGISEADRQTLIQCVSIVFHSAATVKFDEALKLSVTINILGTQRLIQLCHRMHKLEALIHVSTAYCNCDRKDIAEEIYPLAKDPEQVISWTKSMDDEMIDELTPKLIASRPNTYTFTKALAEKMLQGKSGSLPVAIVRPSIVLSALREPVAGWIENWNGPTGIIAAAGKGFFRTMLCHEDKVADLIPVDIVINLMICAAWKTATHRTGTITIYNCCSGQQNPITWKQFVDLSFKYSRMHPVNNAFWYPGGRCRSSMLLNKMCVTFQHMLPAHILDLLARLKGSRPIMVRIQAKLCKATKCLEYFSTNQWNFRDSNVRRLGEQLSLEDRQTFMFDVKQIDWPSYLEQYILGIRQFILKQNPNTLPAARSHITKLYWLHKAVQFGMLLVVLHVLLLRSSIARSASYSLLSIILRMCRMIV from the exons ATGGCCACTATGGCTGGTAGTGAGTACACGTCCGTCAAGGATTTCTACAGAGACCGTTCGATCTTTATCACTGGTGGTACCGGTTTCATGGGCAAGGTCCTTGTTGAGAAACTCTTGCGTTCGTGTCCtggtataaaaaatatttatttgcttaTGAGGCCAAAAAATGGACAAGATGTGCAACAGAGGTTGCAAGAATTACTCGATGTACCG tTGTTCGAGAAGCTACGACGTAATTTCCCTCATGCTCTTTCAAAAATCGTGCCTGTAGCAGGGGATGTTACGGAACAGGAACTCGGCATCTCGGAAGCGGATAGACAGACACTGATACAATGTGTATCGATCGTCTTTCATTCGGCCGCAACCGTAAAATTCGACGAGGCCTTGAAACTTTCGGtcactataaatatattaggCACCCAACGTCTCATTCAATTGTGCCATAGGATGCACAAACTGGAG gCTCTTATCCACGTGTCAACGGCGTATTGCAACTGCGATCGGAAGGACATAGCCGAGGAAATATATCCACTTGCTAAGGATCCCGAACAGGTGATCTCATGGACCAAGTCAATGGACGACGAGATGATCGATGAGTTAACACCGAAATTGATCGCGAGTCGACCAAATACTTATACTTTCACTAAAGCTTTGGCGGAAAAGATGCTACAGGGAAAAAGTGGTTCACTACCAGTCGCGATCGTTAGACCTTCGATCGTGTTGTCAGCCTTGAGAGAACCAGTCGCTGGTTGGATAGAAAATTGGAACGGTCCTACTGGGATCATAGCGGCAGCTGGAAAAGGATTCTTCAG AACGATGTTGTGCCACGAGGATAAAGTAGCCGATCTAATTCCAGTCGATATAGTGATCAATCTAATGATATGCGCTGCATGGAAGACCGCGACGCATCGTACCGGCACCATCACGATTTACAATTGTTGTTCCGGTCAGCAGAATCCTATCACCTGGAAGCAATTCGTCGATTTATCCTTCAAATATAGTCGAATGCATCCAGTGAACAACGCATTTTGGTATCCAGGTGGTCGTTGCCGTAGTTCCATGCTTTTAAACAAAATGTGCGTGACCTTCCAGCACATGCTACCCGCGCACATTTTAGATCTTCTAGCTCGTCTGAAGGGCTCGCGACCGATAATGGTCCGTATACAGGCAAAACTTTGCAAAGCCACTAAATGCTTGGAATACTTCAGTACGAATCAGTGGAACTTCAGGGATTCTAACGTGAGGAGATTAGGGGAACAACTGAGCCTCGAGGATCGGCAGACGTTTATGTTCGACGTCAAACAGATCGATTGGCCATCGTACTTGGAGCAATACATATTGGGAATTAGACAGTTCATTCTGAAACAGAACCCAAACACACTGCCAGCTGCCCGCTCACATATTACAAA ATTATATTGGCTTCACAAAGCAGTACAGTTTGGAATGCTGTTGGTAGTACTACACGTTCTGCTGTTACGTAGCTCTATAGCCCGTTCTGCCTCTTATTCGCTCTTGTCTATCATACTCCGCATGTGCCGCATGATTGTTTGA